From the Homo sapiens chromosome 1, GRCh38.p14 Primary Assembly genome, one window contains:
- the LMNA gene encoding lamin isoform M (isoform M is encoded by transcript variant 26): MRPDWWRLTMGSSVSLRAGWRMRCRNCGPSMRTRWSSIRRSWRRLILPSWTMPGSLLRGTATWWGLPTRSCSSRASASTASLPSSASSRSRALGSSPNPPTPLQLAAKEAKLRDLEDSLARERDTSRRLLAEKEREMAEMRARMQQQLDEYQELLDIKLALDMEIHAYRKLLEGEEERLRLSPSPTSQRSRGRASSHSSQTQGGGSVTKKRKLESTESRSSFSQHARTSGRVAVEEVDEEGKFVRLRNKSNEDQSMGNWQIKRQNGDDPLLTYRFPPKFTLKAGQVVTIWAAGAGATHSPPTDLVWKAQNTWGCGNSLRTALINSTGEEVAMRKLVRSVTVVEDDEDEDGDDLLHHHHGSHCSSSGDPAEYNLRSRTVLCGTCGQPADKASASGSGAQVGGPISSGSSASSVTVTRSYRSVGGSGGGSFGDNLVTRSYLLGNSSPRTQSPQNCSIM, encoded by the exons ATGAGACCCGACTGGTGGAGATTGACAATGGGAAGCAGCGTGAGTTTGAGAGCCGGCTGGCGGATGCGCTGCAGGAACTGCGGGCCCAGCATGAGGACCAGGTGGAGCAGTATAAGAAGGAGCTGGAGAAGACTTATTCTGCCAAG CTGGACAATGCCAGGCAGTCTGCTGAGAGGAACAGCAACCTGGTGGGGGCTGCCCACGAGGAGCTGCAGCAGTCGCGCATCCGCATCGACAGCCTCTCTGCCCAGCTCAGCCAGCTCCAGAAGCAG GGCCCTTGGGAGCTCACCAAACCCTCCCACCCCCCTTCAGCTGGCAGCCAAGGAGGCGAAGCTTCGAGACCTGGAGGACTCACTGGCCCGTGAGCGGGACACCAGCCGGCGGCTGCTGGCGGAAAAGGAGCGGGAGATGGCCGAGATGCGGGCAAGGATGCAGCAGCAGCTGGACGAGTACCAGGAGCTTCTGGACATCAAGCTGGCCCTGGACATGGAGATCCACGCCTACCGCAAGCTCTTGGAGGGCGAGGAGGAGAG gctACGCCTGTCCCCCAGCCCTACCTCGCAGCGCAGCCGTGGCCGTGCTTCCTCTCACTCATCCCAGACACAGGGTGGGGGCAGCGTCACCAAAAAGCGCAAACTGGAGTCCACTGAGAGCCGCAGCAGCTTCTCACAGCACGCACGCACTAGCGGGCGCGTGGCCGTGGAGGAGGTGGATGAGGAGGGCAAGTTTGTCCGGCTGCGCAACAAGTCCAATGAG GACCAGTCCATGGGCAATTGGCAGATCAAGCGCCAGAATGGAGATGATCCCTTGCTGACTTACCGGTTCCCACCAAAGTTCACCCTGAAGGCTGGGCAGGTGGTGACG ATCTGGGCTGCAGGAGCTGGGGCCACCCACAGCCCCCCTACCGACCTGGTGTGGAAGGCACAGAACACCTGGGGCTGCGGGAACAGCCTGCGTACGGCTCTCATCAACTCCACTGGGGAA GAAGTGGCCATGCGCAAGCTGGTGCGCTCAGTGACTGTGGTTGAGGACGACGAGGATGAGGATGGAGATGACCTGCTCCATCACCACCAC GGCTCCCACTGCAGCAGCTCGGGGGACCCCGCTGAGTACAACCTGCGCTCGCGCACCGTGCTGTGCGGGACCTGCGGGCAGCCTGCCGACAAGGCATCTGCCAGCGGCTCAGGAGCCCAGGTGGGCGGACCCATCTCCTCTGGCTCTTCTGCCTCCAGTGTCACGGTCACTCGCAGCTACCGCAGTGTGGGGGGCAGTGGGGGTGGCAGCTTCGGGGACAATCTGGTCACCCGCTCCTACCTCCTGGGCAACTCCAGCCCCCGAACCCAG AGCCCCCAGAACTGCAGCATCATGTAA
- the LMNA gene encoding lamin isoform J (isoform J is encoded by transcript variant 17), producing MLRRVDAENRLQTMKEELDFQKNIYSEELRETKRRHETRLVEIDNGKQREFESRLADALQELRAQHEDQVEQYKKELEKTYSAKLDNARQSAERNSNLVGAAHEELQQSRIRIDSLSAQLSQLQKQLAAKEAKLRDLEDSLARERDTSRRLLAEKEREMAEMRARMQQQLDEYQELLDIKLALDMEIHAYRKLLEGEEERLRLSPSPTSQRSRGRASSHSSQTQGGGSVTKKRKLESTESRSSFSQHARTSGRVAVEEVDEEGKFVRLRNKSNEDQSMGNWQIKRQNGDDPLLTYRFPPKFTLKAGQVVTIWAAGAGATHSPPTDLVWKAQNTWGCGNSLRTALINSTGEEVAMRKLVRSVTVVEDDEDEDGDDLLHHHHGSHCSSSGDPAEYNLRSRTVLCGTCGQPADKASASGSGAQVGGPISSGSSASSVTVTRSYRSVGGSGGGSFGDNLVTRSYLLGNSSPRTQSPQNCSIIQEMGMRWEVEEGRRKVSLSCLP from the exons ATGCTGCGGCGGGTGGATGCTGAGAACAGGCTGCAGACCATGAAGGAGGAACTGGACTTCCAGAAGAACATCTACAGTGAG GAGCTGCGTGAGACCAAGCGCCGTCATGAGACCCGACTGGTGGAGATTGACAATGGGAAGCAGCGTGAGTTTGAGAGCCGGCTGGCGGATGCGCTGCAGGAACTGCGGGCCCAGCATGAGGACCAGGTGGAGCAGTATAAGAAGGAGCTGGAGAAGACTTATTCTGCCAAG CTGGACAATGCCAGGCAGTCTGCTGAGAGGAACAGCAACCTGGTGGGGGCTGCCCACGAGGAGCTGCAGCAGTCGCGCATCCGCATCGACAGCCTCTCTGCCCAGCTCAGCCAGCTCCAGAAGCAG CTGGCAGCCAAGGAGGCGAAGCTTCGAGACCTGGAGGACTCACTGGCCCGTGAGCGGGACACCAGCCGGCGGCTGCTGGCGGAAAAGGAGCGGGAGATGGCCGAGATGCGGGCAAGGATGCAGCAGCAGCTGGACGAGTACCAGGAGCTTCTGGACATCAAGCTGGCCCTGGACATGGAGATCCACGCCTACCGCAAGCTCTTGGAGGGCGAGGAGGAGAG gctACGCCTGTCCCCCAGCCCTACCTCGCAGCGCAGCCGTGGCCGTGCTTCCTCTCACTCATCCCAGACACAGGGTGGGGGCAGCGTCACCAAAAAGCGCAAACTGGAGTCCACTGAGAGCCGCAGCAGCTTCTCACAGCACGCACGCACTAGCGGGCGCGTGGCCGTGGAGGAGGTGGATGAGGAGGGCAAGTTTGTCCGGCTGCGCAACAAGTCCAATGAG GACCAGTCCATGGGCAATTGGCAGATCAAGCGCCAGAATGGAGATGATCCCTTGCTGACTTACCGGTTCCCACCAAAGTTCACCCTGAAGGCTGGGCAGGTGGTGACG ATCTGGGCTGCAGGAGCTGGGGCCACCCACAGCCCCCCTACCGACCTGGTGTGGAAGGCACAGAACACCTGGGGCTGCGGGAACAGCCTGCGTACGGCTCTCATCAACTCCACTGGGGAA GAAGTGGCCATGCGCAAGCTGGTGCGCTCAGTGACTGTGGTTGAGGACGACGAGGATGAGGATGGAGATGACCTGCTCCATCACCACCAC GGCTCCCACTGCAGCAGCTCGGGGGACCCCGCTGAGTACAACCTGCGCTCGCGCACCGTGCTGTGCGGGACCTGCGGGCAGCCTGCCGACAAGGCATCTGCCAGCGGCTCAGGAGCCCAGGTGGGCGGACCCATCTCCTCTGGCTCTTCTGCCTCCAGTGTCACGGTCACTCGCAGCTACCGCAGTGTGGGGGGCAGTGGGGGTGGCAGCTTCGGGGACAATCTGGTCACCCGCTCCTACCTCCTGGGCAACTCCAGCCCCCGAACCCAG AGCCCCCAGAACTGCAGCATCAT acAAGAGATGGGAATGAGGTGGGAggtggaagaagggagaagaaaggtgAGTTTGAGCTGCCTTCCCTAG
- the LMNA gene encoding lamin isoform K (isoform K is encoded by transcript variant 19): protein MRPDWWRLTMGSSVSLRAGWRMRCRNCGPSMRTRWSSIRRSWRRLILPSWTMPGSLLRGTATWWGLPTRSCSSRASASTASLPSSASSRSRALGSSPNPPTPLQLAAKEAKLRDLEDSLARERDTSRRLLAEKEREMAEMRARMQQQLDEYQELLDIKLALDMEIHAYRKLLEGEEERLRLSPSPTSQRSRGRASSHSSQTQGGGSVTKKRKLESTESRSSFSQHARTSGRVAVEEVDEEGKFVRLRNKSNEDQSMGNWQIKRQNGDDPLLTYRFPPKFTLKAGQVVTIWAAGAGATHSPPTDLVWKAQNTWGCGNSLRTALINSTGEEVAMRKLVRSVTVVEDDEDEDGDDLLHHHHGSHCSSSGDPAEYNLRSRTVLCGTCGQPADKASASGSGAQVGGPISSGSSASSVTVTRSYRSVGGSGGGSFGDNLVTRSYLLGNSSPRTQSPQNCSIIQEMGMRWEVEEGRRKVSLSCLP from the exons ATGAGACCCGACTGGTGGAGATTGACAATGGGAAGCAGCGTGAGTTTGAGAGCCGGCTGGCGGATGCGCTGCAGGAACTGCGGGCCCAGCATGAGGACCAGGTGGAGCAGTATAAGAAGGAGCTGGAGAAGACTTATTCTGCCAAG CTGGACAATGCCAGGCAGTCTGCTGAGAGGAACAGCAACCTGGTGGGGGCTGCCCACGAGGAGCTGCAGCAGTCGCGCATCCGCATCGACAGCCTCTCTGCCCAGCTCAGCCAGCTCCAGAAGCAG GGCCCTTGGGAGCTCACCAAACCCTCCCACCCCCCTTCAGCTGGCAGCCAAGGAGGCGAAGCTTCGAGACCTGGAGGACTCACTGGCCCGTGAGCGGGACACCAGCCGGCGGCTGCTGGCGGAAAAGGAGCGGGAGATGGCCGAGATGCGGGCAAGGATGCAGCAGCAGCTGGACGAGTACCAGGAGCTTCTGGACATCAAGCTGGCCCTGGACATGGAGATCCACGCCTACCGCAAGCTCTTGGAGGGCGAGGAGGAGAG gctACGCCTGTCCCCCAGCCCTACCTCGCAGCGCAGCCGTGGCCGTGCTTCCTCTCACTCATCCCAGACACAGGGTGGGGGCAGCGTCACCAAAAAGCGCAAACTGGAGTCCACTGAGAGCCGCAGCAGCTTCTCACAGCACGCACGCACTAGCGGGCGCGTGGCCGTGGAGGAGGTGGATGAGGAGGGCAAGTTTGTCCGGCTGCGCAACAAGTCCAATGAG GACCAGTCCATGGGCAATTGGCAGATCAAGCGCCAGAATGGAGATGATCCCTTGCTGACTTACCGGTTCCCACCAAAGTTCACCCTGAAGGCTGGGCAGGTGGTGACG ATCTGGGCTGCAGGAGCTGGGGCCACCCACAGCCCCCCTACCGACCTGGTGTGGAAGGCACAGAACACCTGGGGCTGCGGGAACAGCCTGCGTACGGCTCTCATCAACTCCACTGGGGAA GAAGTGGCCATGCGCAAGCTGGTGCGCTCAGTGACTGTGGTTGAGGACGACGAGGATGAGGATGGAGATGACCTGCTCCATCACCACCAC GGCTCCCACTGCAGCAGCTCGGGGGACCCCGCTGAGTACAACCTGCGCTCGCGCACCGTGCTGTGCGGGACCTGCGGGCAGCCTGCCGACAAGGCATCTGCCAGCGGCTCAGGAGCCCAGGTGGGCGGACCCATCTCCTCTGGCTCTTCTGCCTCCAGTGTCACGGTCACTCGCAGCTACCGCAGTGTGGGGGGCAGTGGGGGTGGCAGCTTCGGGGACAATCTGGTCACCCGCTCCTACCTCCTGGGCAACTCCAGCCCCCGAACCCAG AGCCCCCAGAACTGCAGCATCAT acAAGAGATGGGAATGAGGTGGGAggtggaagaagggagaagaaaggtgAGTTTGAGCTGCCTTCCCTAG
- the LMNA gene encoding lamin isoform K (isoform K is encoded by transcript variant 22), with protein MLRRVDAENRLQTMKEELDFQKNIYSEELRETKRRHETRLVEIDNGKQREFESRLADALQELRAQHEDQVEQYKKELEKTYSAKLDNARQSAERNSNLVGAAHEELQQSRIRIDSLSAQLSQLQKQLAAKEAKLRDLEDSLARERDTSRRLLAEKEREMAEMRARMQQQLDEYQELLDIKLALDMEIHAYRKLLEGEEERLRLSPSPTSQRSRGRASSHSSQTQGGGSVTKKRKLESTESRSSFSQHARTSGRVAVEEVDEEGKFVRLRNKSNEDQSMGNWQIKRQNGDDPLLTYRFPPKFTLKAGQVVTIWAAGAGATHSPPTDLVWKAQNTWGCGNSLRTALINSTGEEVAMRKLVRSVTVVEDDEDEDGDDLLHHHHGSHCSSSGDPAEYNLRSRTVLCGTCGQPADKASASGSGAQVGGPISSGSSASSVTVTRSYRSVGGSGGGSFGDNLVTRSYLLGNSSPRTQSPQNCSIM; from the exons ATGCTGCGGCGGGTGGATGCTGAGAACAGGCTGCAGACCATGAAGGAGGAACTGGACTTCCAGAAGAACATCTACAGTGAG GAGCTGCGTGAGACCAAGCGCCGTCATGAGACCCGACTGGTGGAGATTGACAATGGGAAGCAGCGTGAGTTTGAGAGCCGGCTGGCGGATGCGCTGCAGGAACTGCGGGCCCAGCATGAGGACCAGGTGGAGCAGTATAAGAAGGAGCTGGAGAAGACTTATTCTGCCAAG CTGGACAATGCCAGGCAGTCTGCTGAGAGGAACAGCAACCTGGTGGGGGCTGCCCACGAGGAGCTGCAGCAGTCGCGCATCCGCATCGACAGCCTCTCTGCCCAGCTCAGCCAGCTCCAGAAGCAG CTGGCAGCCAAGGAGGCGAAGCTTCGAGACCTGGAGGACTCACTGGCCCGTGAGCGGGACACCAGCCGGCGGCTGCTGGCGGAAAAGGAGCGGGAGATGGCCGAGATGCGGGCAAGGATGCAGCAGCAGCTGGACGAGTACCAGGAGCTTCTGGACATCAAGCTGGCCCTGGACATGGAGATCCACGCCTACCGCAAGCTCTTGGAGGGCGAGGAGGAGAG gctACGCCTGTCCCCCAGCCCTACCTCGCAGCGCAGCCGTGGCCGTGCTTCCTCTCACTCATCCCAGACACAGGGTGGGGGCAGCGTCACCAAAAAGCGCAAACTGGAGTCCACTGAGAGCCGCAGCAGCTTCTCACAGCACGCACGCACTAGCGGGCGCGTGGCCGTGGAGGAGGTGGATGAGGAGGGCAAGTTTGTCCGGCTGCGCAACAAGTCCAATGAG GACCAGTCCATGGGCAATTGGCAGATCAAGCGCCAGAATGGAGATGATCCCTTGCTGACTTACCGGTTCCCACCAAAGTTCACCCTGAAGGCTGGGCAGGTGGTGACG ATCTGGGCTGCAGGAGCTGGGGCCACCCACAGCCCCCCTACCGACCTGGTGTGGAAGGCACAGAACACCTGGGGCTGCGGGAACAGCCTGCGTACGGCTCTCATCAACTCCACTGGGGAA GAAGTGGCCATGCGCAAGCTGGTGCGCTCAGTGACTGTGGTTGAGGACGACGAGGATGAGGATGGAGATGACCTGCTCCATCACCACCAC GGCTCCCACTGCAGCAGCTCGGGGGACCCCGCTGAGTACAACCTGCGCTCGCGCACCGTGCTGTGCGGGACCTGCGGGCAGCCTGCCGACAAGGCATCTGCCAGCGGCTCAGGAGCCCAGGTGGGCGGACCCATCTCCTCTGGCTCTTCTGCCTCCAGTGTCACGGTCACTCGCAGCTACCGCAGTGTGGGGGGCAGTGGGGGTGGCAGCTTCGGGGACAATCTGGTCACCCGCTCCTACCTCCTGGGCAACTCCAGCCCCCGAACCCAG AGCCCCCAGAACTGCAGCATCATGTAA
- the LMNA gene encoding lamin isoform N (isoform N is encoded by transcript variant 28): protein MLRRVDAENRLQTMKEELDFQKNIYSEELRETKRRHETRLVEIDNGKQREFESRLADALQELRAQHEDQVEQYKKELEKTYSAKLDNARQSAERNSNLVGAAHEELQQSRIRIDSLSAQLSQLQKQLAAKEAKLRDLEDSLARERDTSRRLLAEKEREMAEMRARMQQQLDEYQELLDIKLALDMEIHAYRKLLEGEEERLRLSPSPTSQRSRGRASSHSSQTQGGGSVTKKRKLESTESRSSFSQHARTSGRVAVEEVDEEGKFVRLRNKSNEDQSMGNWQIKRQNGDDPLLTYRFPPKFTLKAGQVVTIWAAGAGATHSPPTDLVWKAQNTWGCGNSLRTALINSTGEEVAMRKLVRSVTVVEDDEDEDGDDLLHHHHVSGSRR from the exons ATGCTGCGGCGGGTGGATGCTGAGAACAGGCTGCAGACCATGAAGGAGGAACTGGACTTCCAGAAGAACATCTACAGTGAG GAGCTGCGTGAGACCAAGCGCCGTCATGAGACCCGACTGGTGGAGATTGACAATGGGAAGCAGCGTGAGTTTGAGAGCCGGCTGGCGGATGCGCTGCAGGAACTGCGGGCCCAGCATGAGGACCAGGTGGAGCAGTATAAGAAGGAGCTGGAGAAGACTTATTCTGCCAAG CTGGACAATGCCAGGCAGTCTGCTGAGAGGAACAGCAACCTGGTGGGGGCTGCCCACGAGGAGCTGCAGCAGTCGCGCATCCGCATCGACAGCCTCTCTGCCCAGCTCAGCCAGCTCCAGAAGCAG CTGGCAGCCAAGGAGGCGAAGCTTCGAGACCTGGAGGACTCACTGGCCCGTGAGCGGGACACCAGCCGGCGGCTGCTGGCGGAAAAGGAGCGGGAGATGGCCGAGATGCGGGCAAGGATGCAGCAGCAGCTGGACGAGTACCAGGAGCTTCTGGACATCAAGCTGGCCCTGGACATGGAGATCCACGCCTACCGCAAGCTCTTGGAGGGCGAGGAGGAGAG gctACGCCTGTCCCCCAGCCCTACCTCGCAGCGCAGCCGTGGCCGTGCTTCCTCTCACTCATCCCAGACACAGGGTGGGGGCAGCGTCACCAAAAAGCGCAAACTGGAGTCCACTGAGAGCCGCAGCAGCTTCTCACAGCACGCACGCACTAGCGGGCGCGTGGCCGTGGAGGAGGTGGATGAGGAGGGCAAGTTTGTCCGGCTGCGCAACAAGTCCAATGAG GACCAGTCCATGGGCAATTGGCAGATCAAGCGCCAGAATGGAGATGATCCCTTGCTGACTTACCGGTTCCCACCAAAGTTCACCCTGAAGGCTGGGCAGGTGGTGACG ATCTGGGCTGCAGGAGCTGGGGCCACCCACAGCCCCCCTACCGACCTGGTGTGGAAGGCACAGAACACCTGGGGCTGCGGGAACAGCCTGCGTACGGCTCTCATCAACTCCACTGGGGAA GAAGTGGCCATGCGCAAGCTGGTGCGCTCAGTGACTGTGGTTGAGGACGACGAGGATGAGGATGGAGATGACCTGCTCCATCACCACCACGTGAGTGGTAGCCGCCGCTGA